A genomic window from Triticum urartu cultivar G1812 chromosome 7, Tu2.1, whole genome shotgun sequence includes:
- the LOC125522437 gene encoding probable calcium-binding protein CML25/26, with protein MNSRPIMAVPSVFAAFDEDGDGKVSASELRRCMEATLGEDVSEEEAAAVLATVDVDGDGLLNQKEFSRLTAGAGAQEEDDADVKRRCLREAFGMYASSPTEDTITPASLRRTLSRLGSHELGVEECRAMICRFDLDGDGKLSFDEFRVMMMA; from the coding sequence ATGAATAGTCGCCCGATCATGGCGGTGCCGTCGGTGTTCGCCGCCTTCGACGAGGACGGCGACGGCAAGGTGTCCGCGTCCGAGCTGCGACGCTGCATGGAGGCGACACTGGGCGAGGACGTgtctgaggaggaggcggcggcggtccTCGCGACGGTGGACGTCGACGGCGACGGACTGCTAAACCAAAAAGAGTTCTCGAGGCTGACAGCCGGCGCCGGTGCTCAGGAAGAGGACGATGCCGACGTGAAGCGAAGGTGCCTGAGGGAGGCGTTCGGGATGTACGCGTCGTCGCCCACGGAAGACACGATTACGCCGGCGAGCCTGAGGCGGACGCTGAGCAGGTTGGGGTCGCACGAGCTGGGCGTGGAGGAGTGCCGGGCAATGATCTGCAGATTCGACCTCGACGGCGACGGCAAACTCTCCTTCGACGAGTTCCGGGTCATGATGATGGCCTGA